One Streptosporangium sp. NBC_01495 DNA window includes the following coding sequences:
- a CDS encoding TetR/AcrR family transcriptional regulator, with the protein MPMPAAGTSTKSDERRRAIMAAAIDCFGQKGFYGTTTHEIAEWVGISQPYLYRLYPNKQALFAAAVDHVSVVMTETLVAHSPAAGGAGLTPEAALDAARGAYAALVADRTILRFLMHANCAAGEPLVGQAVRRCYAKQVDTVRQLLGDDDAVRRWFGAGMLDNVVAVLGLADIDEPWAHVLTAR; encoded by the coding sequence ATGCCCATGCCTGCCGCCGGTACTAGCACGAAGAGCGACGAACGCCGTCGGGCCATCATGGCCGCCGCGATCGATTGCTTCGGACAGAAGGGTTTCTACGGTACGACGACGCACGAGATAGCCGAGTGGGTCGGCATCTCTCAGCCGTATCTCTATCGCCTGTACCCGAACAAGCAAGCGCTGTTCGCGGCGGCGGTCGACCACGTGTCCGTCGTGATGACCGAAACCTTAGTCGCGCACTCGCCAGCGGCGGGTGGGGCCGGGCTGACGCCCGAGGCGGCGTTGGACGCGGCGCGCGGCGCCTACGCCGCGCTCGTCGCGGACAGGACCATCCTGCGTTTCCTCATGCACGCGAACTGCGCCGCCGGCGAGCCGCTGGTAGGGCAGGCCGTGCGCCGGTGCTACGCCAAGCAGGTTGACACCGTGCGGCAGTTGCTGGGCGACGACGACGCCGTGCGACGCTGGTTCGGCGCCGGAATGCTCGACAACGTGGTCGCCGTGCTGGGTCTGGCCGACATCGATGAGCCGTGGGCGCACGTCCTCACCGCTCGATGA
- a CDS encoding helix-turn-helix domain-containing protein, with amino-acid sequence MGNDLDPRLTPTQRFGRELGRARKEAGLSQARLGNHLGVSSSFVGHIETGNRRPSTKLAADCDRFFETDDLFTHLCRNIVAPSGPSWFLRWSDEIEPRARVLRSWDPLLVSGLLQTENYARAVVRGGLAASEQEVEDQVGARMRRQLILKKDSPPVLWALLDEWVLRRPVGGPEVMYEQLDHLVTIAGRQNVTVQIVPHDTSCTTGLMSGFVLAQLTDAPTAVSVESAGEGEVSAEHNLVGVVWDRYDKIRAEAHRPGQSLKMIEEARDQWKQ; translated from the coding sequence ATGGGAAACGATCTCGACCCACGCCTGACACCGACTCAGCGCTTCGGCCGCGAGCTGGGGCGGGCCCGCAAGGAGGCGGGCCTGTCGCAGGCCCGGCTGGGCAATCACCTGGGCGTCTCGTCGTCGTTCGTCGGGCACATCGAGACCGGCAACCGGAGGCCCAGCACCAAGTTGGCGGCCGACTGCGACAGGTTCTTCGAGACGGACGACCTCTTCACCCATCTCTGCCGGAACATCGTCGCCCCCTCCGGGCCAAGCTGGTTCCTCAGATGGTCCGACGAGATCGAGCCCCGGGCCCGCGTGCTGCGCAGCTGGGACCCGTTGCTGGTCTCCGGCCTGCTCCAAACGGAAAACTACGCGCGAGCGGTTGTCCGTGGCGGCCTGGCGGCCTCGGAGCAGGAGGTCGAAGACCAGGTCGGCGCCCGCATGCGACGGCAGCTGATCCTCAAAAAGGACAGTCCGCCCGTCCTGTGGGCCCTTCTCGACGAGTGGGTGCTCCGCCGCCCCGTCGGAGGCCCGGAGGTCATGTACGAGCAGCTCGACCACCTCGTGACCATCGCCGGTCGCCAGAATGTGACGGTGCAGATCGTTCCGCACGACACCTCCTGCACGACCGGCCTGATGTCCGGGTTCGTGCTCGCCCAGCTGACGGACGCGCCAACCGCCGTCTCCGTGGAGTCGGCGGGAGAAGGCGAAGTCTCAGCGGAACATAATTTGGTAGGCGTCGTCTGGGACAGATATGACAAGATCCGAGCAGAGGCGCACCGTCCCGGGCAGTCGCTAAAAATGATCGAAGAAGCGAGGGACCAATGGAAGCAGTAG
- a CDS encoding aminoglycoside phosphotransferase family protein gives MATVRTTDIRPVIDAALVRRLVDTQFPQWAESPLELLDPAGSDHVIYRLGEELAVRLPRHADAIGQARKEFEWLPRLAAHLPLAIPVPVGVGDPDFGYPWPWAVSRWLEGEVATVEALADSSGAAVELAEFLTALQRFAPEEIPAVETREDLVIWPLADRDRETRAAMAEVGDVFDTVAMTELWDAALSAPGWGRPPVWVHGDFHTGNLLVDGGRLSAVIDFGGLGVGDPACDLTIAFTLMSAGSRAAFRAALGVDDATWTRGRGWALATGLNAYTSYAAVNPRVATQTTRQINEALAG, from the coding sequence ATGGCGACCGTGAGAACCACGGACATCCGCCCCGTGATCGACGCCGCACTCGTCAGGCGTCTGGTCGATACGCAGTTCCCGCAGTGGGCCGAGTCGCCCCTGGAACTGCTCGACCCGGCCGGCTCGGACCACGTGATCTACCGGCTGGGGGAGGAGCTGGCTGTCCGGCTGCCCCGCCACGCCGACGCCATCGGGCAGGCCCGGAAGGAGTTCGAGTGGTTGCCCCGGCTCGCCGCGCACCTGCCACTCGCCATCCCGGTACCGGTGGGGGTGGGGGACCCCGACTTCGGCTATCCGTGGCCGTGGGCGGTGTCCCGCTGGCTGGAGGGCGAGGTGGCGACCGTCGAGGCACTGGCCGACTCGTCCGGGGCCGCCGTCGAGCTGGCGGAGTTCCTGACCGCCCTTCAGCGGTTCGCGCCCGAGGAGATCCCGGCGGTGGAGACCCGGGAGGACCTCGTCATCTGGCCGCTGGCCGACCGGGACCGCGAGACGAGGGCCGCCATGGCGGAGGTCGGCGACGTGTTCGACACCGTGGCCATGACCGAGCTGTGGGACGCGGCGTTGAGCGCCCCCGGATGGGGTCGCCCTCCGGTCTGGGTCCACGGCGACTTCCACACCGGCAATCTGCTGGTCGACGGCGGACGCCTCAGCGCGGTCATCGACTTCGGCGGGCTCGGCGTCGGCGACCCGGCCTGCGACCTGACCATCGCCTTCACCCTGATGTCGGCCGGGAGCCGGGCCGCCTTCCGCGCCGCGCTCGGTGTGGACGACGCCACCTGGACCCGGGGCCGCGGCTGGGCCCTGGCCACCGGCCTGAACGCCTACACCTCCTACGCCGCCGTCAACCCCCGGGTCGCCACCCAGACCACCCGTCAGATCAACGAGGCCCTTGCCGGTTAG
- a CDS encoding ATP-binding protein: protein MGAETVPELGLLGRVDLPGVAESVSSARRYVRSVLENSGQKDTYDAELLVSELVSNAVRHSESGRVGGQVTVAVANHGDAIRIAVIDEGSATCAPRVPAEPDEDAEGGRGLWLVREVALSWGWHECASGRRRVVWFQLARR, encoded by the coding sequence ATGGGTGCCGAGACGGTTCCCGAGCTTGGTCTGCTGGGCCGTGTCGATCTGCCCGGGGTGGCCGAATCGGTTTCTTCGGCCCGGCGATACGTTCGGAGCGTGCTGGAGAACTCCGGCCAAAAGGATACGTACGACGCCGAGCTTCTGGTCAGCGAGCTGGTCTCGAACGCGGTCAGGCATTCGGAGTCGGGGCGGGTCGGCGGCCAGGTGACGGTCGCGGTGGCGAACCATGGGGACGCCATTCGGATAGCGGTGATCGACGAAGGGTCCGCCACCTGTGCGCCTCGGGTTCCCGCTGAGCCGGACGAGGACGCGGAAGGGGGCCGTGGGCTCTGGCTGGTCCGCGAGGTGGCCCTGTCGTGGGGCTGGCACGAGTGCGCGTCGGGGCGCAGGCGCGTCGTCTGGTTCCAGCTGGCACGGCGATGA
- a CDS encoding IS5 family transposase (programmed frameshift): MKRHDLTDEEWARLEPLLPVNAVQGARWNDHRTVINGIFFRTRTSCPWRDRPPCYGKWKTVYNRHRRWSLDGTWERILDGLRAGCDEAEGEDWTVSADSTVVRAHQHAAGARHSGGRHPFKGADKDHERVTSGREALGRSRGGLSTKIHLVADRRCRPIARTTSPGQHADCPKFIPLLESIRILRRGVGRPRKRPARAMADKAYSSRANRRYLRRRGIKAVIPVKKDQQANRKNQGSKGGRPPIFDREAYRERNTVERCVNKLRQHRAVAIRYDKRERIYQGAIDVASIRIWLRHPVT, from the exons CTGAAGCGTCATGATCTGACGGACGAGGAGTGGGCGCGACTGGAGCCGCTGCTACCGGTGAACGCGGTACAGGGCGCCCGGTGGAACGACCACCGGACGGTGATCAACGGGATCTTCTTCCGAACCCGGACGAGCTGCCCGTGGCGGGACCGGCCGCCCTGCTATGGGAAGTGGAAGACGGTCTACAACCGGCATCGTCGCTGGTCACTGGATGGGACGTGGGAACGGATCCTGGACGGGCTGCGGGCTGGGTGCGACGAGGCCGAAGGTGAGGACTGGACGGTCAGCGCCGATTCCACCGTGGTGCGCGCTCACCAGCACGCGGCCGGGGCGCGCCAT TCCGGCGGCCGACATCCCTTCAAAGGGGCCGATAAAGATCACGAACGGGTGACGTCGGGCCGCGAGGCGCTGGGCCGGTCGCGCGGCGGCTTGTCCACCAAGATCCACCTGGTCGCCGACCGGCGGTGCCGCCCGATCGCCCGGACCACCTCGCCCGGTCAGCACGCCGACTGCCCGAAGTTCATCCCGCTGCTGGAGTCCATCCGTATCCTGCGGCGGGGTGTCGGACGGCCCCGCAAGCGCCCTGCCCGGGCGATGGCCGACAAGGCCTACTCCTCCCGCGCCAACCGTCGCTACCTGCGCCGACGCGGCATCAAGGCCGTCATCCCGGTGAAGAAGGACCAGCAGGCCAACCGCAAGAACCAGGGCTCCAAAGGCGGACGGCCACCGATCTTCGACCGGGAGGCCTACAGAGAACGCAACACCGTCGAACGCTGCGTCAACAAACTCCGCCAACACCGCGCCGTCGCCATCCGCTACGACAAAAGAGAACGCATCTACCAGGGCGCCATCGACGTCGCCTCCATCCGCATCTGGCTCCGCCACCCCGTCACATGA
- a CDS encoding sigma-70 family RNA polymerase sigma factor produces the protein MAEVAGCRVRAEGGRLGAGDGDAVVAAARAGDEAAFAALVERHRGELRVHCYRMLGSFDEAEDLVQETFLRAWKSLGGFEGRSTFRAWLYRIATNACLDVLDGRAPRVLPQHLAGPSDPSAALPPRTDIAWLQPFPDRLWEPVAPSETEPDSVAVTRETIELAFLAAIQHLPPRQRAVLILRDVLGWPAKQTATLLEGSVASVNSALQRARTTLREHLPERRLDWAPSAEPTERERTVLRRYMDAMERADLTAVADLLAEDVRTAMPPWPMWFRGRDAVVAALAASWDAGSPDYVGRFRMVPTRANRQPAVAAYVRRLGEPVHSAFAISVLRIENDRIVEATAFHDLSLFSAFALPATLSPEDR, from the coding sequence GTGGCCGAGGTGGCGGGGTGTCGGGTGCGGGCGGAGGGCGGCCGGTTGGGCGCGGGTGACGGTGACGCGGTGGTGGCCGCCGCGCGGGCGGGTGACGAGGCCGCGTTCGCGGCGCTCGTCGAGCGTCATCGGGGTGAGCTGCGGGTGCACTGCTACCGGATGCTGGGCTCGTTCGACGAGGCGGAGGACCTGGTGCAGGAGACGTTCCTGCGCGCGTGGAAGAGCCTCGGCGGTTTCGAGGGGCGCTCGACGTTCCGGGCCTGGCTGTACCGGATCGCGACGAACGCCTGCCTCGACGTCCTCGACGGCCGGGCACCCCGGGTGCTCCCCCAGCACCTGGCGGGGCCGTCGGATCCGAGCGCCGCGCTGCCGCCCCGTACCGACATCGCGTGGCTGCAGCCGTTCCCGGACCGGCTGTGGGAGCCGGTCGCGCCGAGCGAGACCGAGCCGGACTCCGTGGCCGTCACCAGGGAGACGATCGAGCTGGCGTTCCTGGCCGCGATCCAGCACCTGCCGCCCCGGCAGCGGGCGGTGCTGATCCTGCGCGACGTACTCGGCTGGCCCGCCAAACAGACCGCGACGCTGCTGGAGGGCAGCGTGGCGTCGGTGAACAGCGCGTTGCAGCGGGCCAGGACGACGCTGAGGGAGCACCTGCCGGAACGCCGCCTGGACTGGGCGCCGTCGGCGGAGCCCACCGAGCGGGAGCGGACGGTGCTGCGCCGCTACATGGACGCGATGGAACGCGCCGACCTCACCGCGGTCGCCGACCTGCTGGCCGAGGACGTACGGACGGCGATGCCGCCGTGGCCCATGTGGTTCCGGGGGCGCGACGCGGTCGTGGCGGCGCTGGCGGCGAGCTGGGACGCCGGCTCGCCCGACTACGTGGGCCGCTTCCGGATGGTGCCCACCCGGGCCAACCGGCAGCCGGCCGTCGCGGCCTACGTACGACGCCTCGGCGAGCCCGTCCACAGCGCCTTCGCGATCTCCGTACTGCGGATCGAGAACGACCGGATCGTGGAGGCCACCGCCTTCCACGATCTGAGCCTGTTTTCGGCGTTCGCCCTGCCCGCGACGCTGTCTCCCGAAGACCGATGA
- a CDS encoding DUF397 domain-containing protein, translating to MEAVDLTGLDLSGADWKKSSLSGESGGNCVEVAGNLPGAIAVRDSKNPTGPALVLSRGEWGAFLTAVKSGHFD from the coding sequence ATGGAAGCAGTAGACCTGACCGGCCTCGACCTCTCCGGGGCCGACTGGAAGAAGAGTTCCCTCAGCGGCGAGAGCGGCGGAAACTGCGTCGAGGTCGCCGGAAACCTCCCCGGAGCCATCGCCGTCCGCGACAGCAAGAACCCCACCGGCCCGGCCCTCGTCCTCAGCCGGGGCGAATGGGGTGCTTTCCTCACCGCTGTGAAGTCGGGCCACTTCGACTGA
- a CDS encoding dihydrofolate reductase family protein, which yields MGKMLYSVTMSLDGFIAGPGGDMSWLTEHLGPNPTVDKVIGEIGALLVGNRTFRGDDPHRGTDSEGKAFGGGWDGPQFVLTHHAPDAPVPGVTFVDDLDSGVAAAKAAAGDRYVNILGADTARQCLEAGVLDEILVFIAPVMLGDGVRLFDHPGGTNVRLERIELTEVPHATSIRFRVAG from the coding sequence ATGGGCAAGATGCTGTATTCGGTCACCATGTCACTGGACGGTTTCATCGCCGGTCCGGGTGGTGACATGTCCTGGCTGACCGAACACCTCGGCCCCAACCCGACGGTGGACAAGGTCATCGGCGAGATCGGCGCGCTGCTCGTCGGCAACCGCACCTTCCGCGGCGACGACCCCCACCGGGGCACCGACAGTGAGGGCAAGGCGTTCGGCGGAGGGTGGGACGGGCCGCAGTTCGTGCTCACCCACCACGCACCTGACGCCCCGGTTCCGGGTGTCACCTTCGTCGACGACCTCGACAGCGGCGTCGCCGCGGCCAAGGCCGCCGCGGGTGACAGGTACGTCAACATCCTGGGCGCCGACACCGCCCGGCAGTGCCTCGAGGCGGGCGTCCTCGACGAGATCCTCGTGTTCATCGCGCCCGTCATGCTGGGCGACGGCGTCCGGCTGTTCGACCACCCGGGCGGGACCAACGTCAGGCTGGAACGCATAGAGCTGACCGAGGTGCCGCACGCGACGAGCATCCGGTTCCGCGTCGCCGGATGA